In Paenibacillus algicola, a genomic segment contains:
- a CDS encoding ABC transporter permease, whose product MKQTEVVHKQDATGKSTAVAASTRKGSKWRKNIVLDMMLLPALILTFIFSYIPMAGLVMAFQNFKPALGMTGSEWVGLEHFEFLFSIPENVQVIWNTVIIAGLKMVANLVVPFIFALLLNEIRRAMFKKVVQTIVYMPHFLSWVLVGGILIDLLAQNGGLVNQTLTAVFGIKPIFFLGDGDWFRFVVVVSDVWKEFGFNTIVFLAALAGVNPALYEAAEVDGAGRWQQTWSITIPSMLPITIVVGTLALGNILNGGFDQIFNLYNALVFDKGDIIDTFVYRYGIIGGKFSFSTAVGLFKSIVSFVLIVAAYRMAYKLANYRIF is encoded by the coding sequence ATGAAACAAACGGAGGTAGTACACAAGCAAGACGCAACCGGGAAGAGCACGGCAGTGGCTGCTTCAACCCGGAAAGGCTCGAAATGGAGAAAGAACATTGTGCTCGATATGATGCTTTTGCCCGCACTCATTCTGACGTTTATCTTCTCATATATTCCGATGGCCGGTTTAGTGATGGCATTTCAAAATTTCAAGCCGGCACTGGGCATGACGGGATCAGAGTGGGTCGGACTGGAGCACTTTGAATTTCTGTTCAGTATCCCGGAGAACGTTCAGGTCATTTGGAACACAGTCATTATCGCCGGACTGAAGATGGTAGCCAACCTGGTCGTTCCCTTCATCTTTGCGCTCCTCTTGAATGAAATTCGCAGAGCGATGTTCAAGAAAGTAGTGCAGACGATCGTGTACATGCCGCACTTCCTGTCCTGGGTGCTGGTCGGCGGAATCCTGATTGATTTGCTCGCGCAGAATGGCGGCCTTGTCAACCAGACACTGACAGCTGTGTTCGGCATAAAGCCAATCTTCTTCCTGGGAGACGGAGACTGGTTCCGCTTTGTCGTCGTAGTCAGTGATGTCTGGAAGGAATTCGGCTTCAACACCATCGTGTTCCTTGCAGCATTGGCTGGCGTCAACCCTGCGCTGTATGAGGCGGCAGAGGTGGACGGAGCGGGGAGATGGCAGCAGACCTGGTCGATCACGATTCCTTCCATGCTGCCGATTACCATTGTGGTAGGAACTCTGGCTCTAGGTAACATTCTGAATGGAGGCTTTGATCAGATTTTCAATCTGTACAATGCCCTCGTCTTCGACAAAGGAGATATTATCGACACCTTTGTTTATCGCTACGGCATTATCGGAGGGAAATTCAGCTTCTCCACGGCGGTCGGTCTGTTCAAATCCATTGTCAGCTTTGTTCTGATTGTAGCCGCTTACCGTATGGCCTATAAACTAGCGAATTACCGCATTTTTTAG
- a CDS encoding endo-1,4-beta-xylanase, with the protein MNKGKASIAMMLTILMIMTMLSPQGLMSQADADSAVERISTDFEDGTLQGWVKRGENESLSVTNDVYYSGQHSMLVEGRQKTYHGPMLDLKDRLLPNQDYQISVYVRLKEEPQANQTLQLTVFNKSESDNYVVPDQVTITKEEWEKWHLLEGSYRYSNAPSELSLYVETPYRTPEPVDTLAFYVDEAVIEPAAPLEIQDLPSLHEVYANDFKMGAAVYTWQLEGSYAELLKKHFNSITATYEMKPKFISLGEGKYNFEVADRYVQFAEENNMDIRGHALLWHIDAAEWMFTGPDGEPASRELLLQRLDEYITTVMQRYKGKIDAWDVANEVIADNGGDENGLRITPWYTQIGPDYIEKAFEFARKADPDAKLYYNDYYTEVPSKRAHIYELLKTLKEKDLIDGVGLQSHHLLYSPSIEEVEKTIKQYSELGLDIQITELDVDSGVSVDTPLPADVEARQGYRYLELMEVYKKYSEHISSVTIWGLQDEKSYNRHALLFDKNLKAKDAYWGLADPSSLPVIRQVSAGLSGSPEQTAQEDPLWKKAVRSQLSEQDALRASHQILWDEDHLHIKVDVQDSTVNSGDKVELYFNEANDESGSLGPGVRKVVIPRSHPGPEGITTVVRPGAAGYSVEAAIPWSTIEPQAGSLIGFDVVVTDGSGSTAAPIYWNDRTLQQDDDTRNYGLIRLAAMPKSVEAVHGSAVIDGVKEGAWDQAEPILVQKTTAPKSATAEAWTMWKEDSLLIFLKVKDPLLRADAPEPWFQDSVEIFLDENHQRTSYYQGDDSQYRINIRNELSFTGGASADRLESAVVTTDDGYDMEVKIKLGAVSPQAGQSIGFDLQINDDQGEGVRASSKWNDPTNDSWQNTSQFGILTFAAPVPTPAPVPTPAPAPAPTPAPAPTPAPAPAPAPAPAPTPAPTPAPSVPSVFKSGVVKNAAAKIDALVTRVTGSPTRVTFQDITDHWAAKTIKKWVQLDVIQGYPDGTVKPDKAVTRAEFVAVLSKLLDVTGTQQVSFKDTSKHWAQASIADFAAAGIIHGYKDGSFRPNQSITREEMIVILSRMIDLPSLSSVSEHGVFQDLQNTYASEAITQAAKSGIITGKGNDRFAPKAEASRAEAMTVIYRMLSLDPEIKALLEQLD; encoded by the coding sequence ATGAACAAAGGCAAAGCAAGCATTGCGATGATGCTTACCATCTTGATGATCATGACGATGCTGTCACCCCAGGGCTTGATGAGTCAGGCGGATGCGGACAGCGCTGTAGAAAGGATCAGTACGGATTTTGAGGATGGCACGCTCCAGGGCTGGGTGAAAAGAGGTGAGAATGAGAGCTTAAGCGTCACGAATGACGTGTACTACAGCGGTCAGCACAGTATGCTCGTGGAGGGCCGGCAAAAAACCTATCATGGTCCTATGCTGGATCTGAAGGATCGCCTGCTTCCCAATCAGGATTATCAGATTTCGGTATATGTCCGCCTGAAGGAGGAGCCGCAGGCAAACCAGACCCTGCAGCTAACGGTATTTAACAAGTCGGAAAGTGATAACTATGTGGTTCCAGATCAGGTAACCATCACGAAGGAGGAGTGGGAGAAGTGGCACCTGCTGGAGGGAAGCTACCGATACAGCAATGCTCCTTCGGAGCTGTCTCTTTATGTCGAAACGCCATACCGCACGCCAGAGCCCGTGGATACATTGGCTTTTTATGTGGACGAAGCTGTCATCGAGCCTGCTGCCCCTTTAGAGATTCAGGATCTCCCGTCTCTTCATGAGGTGTATGCTAATGATTTCAAGATGGGAGCGGCGGTGTACACCTGGCAGCTGGAGGGCTCCTATGCAGAGCTGTTGAAAAAGCATTTTAACAGCATCACGGCTACCTATGAGATGAAGCCTAAATTCATCTCTTTGGGAGAGGGGAAATATAACTTTGAAGTAGCGGATCGCTATGTACAATTTGCAGAAGAGAATAACATGGACATTCGGGGACATGCATTGCTGTGGCATATTGATGCAGCGGAGTGGATGTTTACAGGTCCGGATGGCGAGCCGGCAAGCCGGGAGCTGCTGCTGCAGCGACTCGATGAGTATATTACGACCGTCATGCAGCGCTACAAGGGCAAGATTGATGCGTGGGACGTCGCGAATGAAGTGATAGCCGACAACGGCGGGGATGAGAATGGTCTGCGGATAACACCTTGGTATACACAAATCGGACCTGATTATATTGAAAAAGCGTTTGAGTTCGCGCGCAAAGCGGATCCGGATGCCAAGCTGTACTACAACGACTATTACACAGAGGTTCCGTCCAAGAGAGCGCACATCTATGAGCTGTTAAAAACACTAAAGGAAAAGGATCTGATTGACGGGGTCGGTCTGCAATCTCACCATTTGCTGTATTCTCCTTCTATCGAAGAGGTTGAGAAAACGATCAAGCAATATTCCGAGCTGGGCCTGGATATTCAAATTACCGAGCTGGATGTCGATTCCGGAGTGAGCGTCGATACGCCGTTGCCGGCAGATGTGGAAGCCCGGCAGGGGTATCGGTATTTGGAGCTGATGGAGGTTTACAAGAAATACAGTGAACATATTTCCTCTGTTACTATCTGGGGACTTCAGGATGAGAAAAGCTATAACCGTCATGCCTTGCTGTTCGACAAAAATCTAAAAGCCAAGGATGCCTATTGGGGTCTTGCCGACCCTTCAAGTTTGCCGGTCATTCGGCAGGTATCTGCTGGACTTTCCGGATCGCCAGAGCAGACAGCTCAAGAAGATCCACTATGGAAAAAGGCTGTGAGGTCGCAGCTGTCTGAACAGGATGCGTTGCGTGCTTCGCATCAGATTCTGTGGGATGAAGATCACCTTCATATTAAGGTGGATGTCCAGGACAGCACCGTGAATTCCGGGGATAAGGTGGAGCTGTATTTCAATGAGGCGAACGACGAGTCCGGATCATTGGGGCCGGGTGTCCGGAAGGTAGTGATTCCGCGTTCTCACCCGGGACCAGAAGGAATCACGACAGTGGTTAGACCAGGTGCTGCCGGCTATAGCGTAGAAGCAGCCATTCCGTGGTCCACGATAGAGCCTCAGGCCGGCAGTCTGATCGGCTTTGACGTTGTCGTTACAGACGGAAGCGGCTCTACAGCTGCCCCGATTTACTGGAATGATCGAACGCTGCAGCAGGATGATGACACCCGGAACTATGGCCTGATTCGATTGGCCGCCATGCCCAAATCTGTAGAAGCTGTTCATGGATCGGCTGTCATTGATGGCGTAAAAGAAGGTGCCTGGGATCAGGCAGAGCCTATACTCGTTCAAAAGACGACCGCGCCAAAGAGTGCAACCGCAGAGGCTTGGACGATGTGGAAAGAGGACAGCCTGCTGATCTTCTTGAAGGTCAAAGACCCGCTGCTGCGTGCAGATGCGCCGGAGCCGTGGTTCCAGGATTCTGTAGAGATTTTTCTGGATGAGAACCATCAGAGAACGTCGTACTATCAAGGCGATGACAGTCAATACCGCATCAATATTCGGAATGAGCTTTCCTTTACTGGCGGTGCTTCTGCAGACCGATTGGAAAGTGCGGTAGTTACAACAGACGACGGCTATGATATGGAAGTGAAAATCAAGCTGGGTGCCGTATCTCCACAAGCAGGGCAGTCGATCGGATTTGATCTTCAGATCAATGATGATCAGGGCGAGGGAGTGCGGGCTTCAAGCAAATGGAACGATCCAACAAATGACTCGTGGCAAAATACGTCGCAATTTGGCATTCTGACGTTTGCGGCGCCAGTGCCAACTCCGGCACCAGTGCCAACGCCAGCGCCAGCGCCAGCACCAACGCCAGCACCAGCGCCAACACCAGCACCGGCACCAGCACCGGCACCAGCGCCAGCACCAACACCGGCGCCAACGCCGGCACCGTCCGTGCCGTCTGTCTTCAAGAGCGGTGTGGTGAAGAATGCGGCTGCCAAGATTGACGCTCTTGTTACACGTGTTACAGGCTCGCCAACGCGGGTAACGTTCCAGGACATCACGGATCACTGGGCCGCCAAGACGATCAAGAAATGGGTCCAGCTAGACGTTATTCAGGGCTATCCTGACGGTACCGTCAAGCCGGACAAAGCGGTAACCCGTGCGGAGTTCGTGGCGGTATTGTCCAAGCTTCTGGACGTCACGGGGACACAGCAGGTGTCATTCAAGGATACGAGCAAGCATTGGGCCCAGGCTTCCATTGCCGATTTCGCGGCAGCCGGAATTATTCATGGCTATAAGGACGGCAGCTTCAGACCGAATCAATCCATCACCCGGGAGGAAATGATTGTTATTTTATCCCGAATGATTGATCTGCCGAGCCTTTCGAGCGTCTCAGAGCATGGTGTCTTTCAAGACCTGCAGAACACCTATGCCTCCGAGGCCATCACTCAAGCGGCAAAATCCGGCATTATAACAGGAAAGGGAAATGACAGATTTGCACCCAAGGCGGAGGCTTCACGCGCCGAAGCCATGACCGTGATCTACCGTATGCTTTCTCTGGATCCGGAGATTAAAGCGCTGCTGGAGCAGCTAGACTAG
- a CDS encoding DUF11 domain-containing protein — MAVINRFDTTINGAITFTGNTIGLSKQLNTNNQGDQDAIGAMATPNPLSQVNDFPPGTTLNFQENAASAVLQLPAQSTVLYAELIWSGSYNVAGQDLSAFINDNVSFTTPAGSFSIPFDPATAATIFNVLYVRSADVTALVQAAGAGTYTVGDIVATTSAINNTTNSGGWTLMVAYQNPTLPIRNMSIFVASEFVSTGSGSTPFNISGFFTPTTGPVNGRLQVSSLEGDSNRIGDQLLFGPTVGTLTPVSGPNNPIDNFFASQINGDDGTLDTSGTFGNLNQPLGINADGRRQGYDITNIDVSPQLVNAQTDAVIQGTTSGDAYVINGVGLQIDVNAPRFEALKSADVSVVSPGDVITYTVEITNTGTADATVVVMFDASPECTTLVPNSVTVDGVPQPGATPANLPLGNIIPGQTVIVQYQLVVSCVPPSGQYVNEALFEFQFQSEPGGPILTGFGASNILVIQSLQQYYAINLAAIALAELSQAHIMNSEAEKLQTVLGTASLPVITPSLVNLNQLIQVNSSVEATLETLSAQEIVLLQRFEHILRGLSVTPGT, encoded by the coding sequence TTGGCCGTCATTAATCGTTTTGACACGACCATCAATGGTGCTATTACCTTTACGGGGAATACGATCGGGCTCAGTAAGCAGCTAAATACGAACAATCAAGGAGATCAGGATGCAATCGGGGCTATGGCCACGCCGAATCCACTGAGCCAGGTCAATGATTTCCCTCCAGGTACAACGCTTAACTTTCAAGAAAATGCAGCCAGCGCCGTGCTGCAGCTGCCCGCACAGAGTACCGTGCTGTATGCGGAATTAATCTGGTCCGGCAGCTATAATGTTGCAGGACAAGATCTTTCCGCTTTTATTAACGATAATGTCTCGTTCACAACACCGGCCGGCAGCTTTTCGATTCCTTTCGATCCTGCTACAGCCGCTACTATATTTAACGTATTGTATGTGCGCTCGGCGGACGTCACCGCCCTTGTCCAAGCAGCAGGCGCGGGGACTTATACGGTAGGGGACATTGTGGCTACGACCTCTGCCATCAACAATACGACCAACTCCGGCGGCTGGACCCTGATGGTTGCCTATCAGAATCCGACGCTGCCGATTCGTAACATGTCTATTTTTGTAGCCAGTGAGTTCGTCAGTACCGGCTCCGGAAGTACACCCTTTAATATTTCGGGCTTCTTTACACCGACTACCGGTCCCGTTAATGGCAGGCTGCAGGTCAGCTCCCTGGAGGGAGATTCCAACCGCATTGGGGATCAGCTCTTGTTCGGGCCTACGGTAGGAACGCTGACACCGGTATCGGGTCCCAATAACCCGATTGATAATTTTTTTGCTTCCCAAATTAACGGCGATGATGGAACCCTCGACACCTCCGGCACCTTCGGCAATCTCAATCAGCCGCTGGGGATCAATGCCGATGGCCGCAGACAAGGCTATGACATTACGAACATTGACGTCTCCCCCCAGCTGGTTAACGCGCAGACGGATGCCGTCATTCAGGGCACGACCTCCGGGGATGCCTATGTCATTAACGGGGTCGGGCTGCAAATCGACGTCAACGCCCCCCGGTTTGAAGCACTTAAAAGCGCAGACGTCTCTGTAGTCAGTCCAGGCGATGTCATTACGTACACGGTGGAGATTACTAACACAGGCACCGCCGATGCCACCGTCGTGGTCATGTTCGACGCTTCACCAGAGTGTACCACGCTCGTTCCGAACAGTGTCACGGTTGACGGAGTGCCGCAGCCCGGCGCAACCCCGGCCAACTTGCCGCTGGGGAACATCATTCCGGGCCAGACCGTGATCGTGCAGTACCAGCTGGTGGTTTCTTGTGTCCCTCCATCTGGGCAGTATGTCAATGAGGCGCTGTTCGAGTTCCAGTTTCAAAGTGAGCCGGGCGGTCCCATCCTCACCGGGTTTGGTGCCTCCAATATACTCGTCATTCAGTCTCTGCAGCAATATTATGCCATTAACCTGGCTGCCATTGCCCTGGCTGAGCTCAGTCAGGCCCATATTATGAACTCCGAGGCCGAGAAGCTGCAGACCGTGCTCGGAACCGCCAGCCTTCCTGTGATCACGCCCTCCCTCGTTAATTTGAATCAGCTGATCCAGGTGAACTCTTCGGTTGAAGCCACTCTTGAAACCCTGAGTGCCCAGGAAATCGTTCTGCTGCAGCGATTTGAGCATATCTTAAGAGGCCTTTCGGTCACACCGGGCACTTAA
- a CDS encoding MarR family winged helix-turn-helix transcriptional regulator, producing MEHARELFQIMTRRFGFLNKHCCSVGDTDITLVQSHILYEVDRQHNPSMQQVADTLGTDITTFSRQAQSLIKMNLIIKQQDPRDRRVYTLALTPEGQSIAAAIDHQMNDYLSEVFSYMSPSDQEQVLHAVSLFNEAMAKSDRCCSPLSSGGCGGSRYN from the coding sequence ATGGAGCATGCCCGCGAGCTGTTTCAGATTATGACCCGCCGCTTTGGCTTTTTGAACAAGCATTGCTGCAGTGTGGGAGATACCGATATTACTCTGGTTCAGAGCCATATTTTATATGAGGTGGACCGGCAGCATAACCCTTCCATGCAGCAGGTTGCCGACACGCTGGGTACGGATATTACGACCTTCAGCAGACAAGCCCAGTCCCTGATCAAAATGAATCTCATCATCAAGCAGCAGGATCCTCGGGACCGCAGAGTGTATACTCTTGCGCTTACCCCTGAAGGGCAATCCATTGCTGCCGCTATTGACCATCAGATGAACGATTACCTGAGCGAGGTCTTTTCCTATATGAGCCCCTCTGATCAGGAACAGGTGCTGCACGCTGTAAGTCTGTTTAATGAAGCCATGGCCAAATCAGACCGCTGCTGCAGTCCCTTGTCCAGCGGAGGCTGCGGCGGCTCCAGATATAATTAA
- a CDS encoding response regulator: MLRVALLDDERPALNVLSGLIRSMKGVELTGAFTNPAELLQQLQECRPHLVLLDIEMPGMNGLELAAALLDMQEEIEVIFVSAYHQYALEAFRVQAVDYLLKPVDPVLLQGSVDRVIRRKLGSRPAVVEDQEGASIACLGGLELHKAGQPEPVRFPTAKAEELFAYLLVHRNTDVSKWTLGDLLWPDIVSTEKVNHNLHMAVYRMKKSLKDHGLAVRISSQRGFYRLECDDPCDYIALEEAGQAPQVNRENVKALTEAVKLYKGPLFAGRDYPWCEGERERMSRCYRALSRKLAAWQTGQHRYHEAAELLLPLLEEAPLDEEGHELLLRAYDGLQQRTSFIAHYEKIKRSFREELGEEPPQGLRRLYSDLR, encoded by the coding sequence ATGCTGAGAGTTGCCCTGCTGGATGATGAAAGGCCGGCTCTGAACGTACTGAGCGGACTCATCCGGTCTATGAAGGGGGTAGAGCTTACCGGTGCGTTCACCAATCCTGCAGAGCTGCTGCAGCAGCTGCAGGAATGCCGGCCTCATCTGGTGCTTCTGGATATCGAAATGCCAGGGATGAACGGTCTGGAGCTGGCAGCTGCGCTATTGGATATGCAGGAGGAGATAGAGGTTATCTTTGTGAGCGCTTACCACCAGTATGCGCTGGAGGCGTTTCGCGTACAGGCGGTGGATTACCTGCTGAAGCCGGTCGATCCTGTGCTGCTGCAGGGCAGTGTGGACCGGGTAATCAGGCGGAAGCTTGGATCAAGACCGGCGGTGGTGGAAGATCAGGAAGGGGCCTCAATTGCATGTCTTGGCGGCCTGGAGCTGCACAAGGCGGGACAGCCCGAGCCGGTCCGGTTTCCGACAGCGAAGGCGGAAGAGCTGTTCGCCTACTTGCTTGTACACCGGAACACGGACGTGTCCAAGTGGACGCTGGGCGATTTGCTATGGCCGGACATCGTGTCGACAGAGAAGGTCAATCATAATCTGCATATGGCCGTCTACCGGATGAAGAAGAGCCTCAAGGACCACGGGCTGGCTGTCCGTATTTCCTCACAGCGCGGATTTTACCGGCTGGAGTGTGACGACCCTTGCGATTACATTGCACTGGAGGAGGCAGGACAAGCACCCCAAGTAAACAGGGAGAACGTCAAGGCTTTAACAGAGGCGGTGAAGCTGTATAAAGGGCCGCTTTTTGCAGGCAGGGATTATCCCTGGTGCGAAGGTGAGCGGGAGCGCATGTCCCGCTGCTACAGAGCCTTGTCCAGGAAGCTGGCAGCCTGGCAGACCGGGCAGCACCGATATCATGAGGCGGCAGAGCTTCTTCTGCCTCTGCTGGAGGAGGCCCCTCTGGATGAAGAAGGGCATGAGCTGCTGCTCAGAGCCTATGACGGATTACAGCAACGGACTTCTTTTATAGCCCATTATGAAAAAATAAAACGCAGCTTCCGAGAGGAGCTGGGGGAGGAGCCGCCCCAAGGTTTGCGGAGGCTGTACAGCGACTTGCGGTAA
- a CDS encoding FAD-dependent oxidoreductase, with product MKPIEFKETGASCCTPKGAGGAETMPAASVVQADAPVQQHAHLPVAIIGAGPIGLAAAAQLAERGQSFVLFEAGDAVGHHIRQWGHVQLFSTWQYNVDQAAARLLRQHGWEAPKSDELPLGRELVEQYLEPLAQVPPLKPHIRLNTKVVSLSRRATDKMKSAGREAFPFVLYVEQDGVTSRVEARAVIDASGTWGQPNPLQADGVWTREERSWADQVTYGIPDISGEQKSRYAGKRVAVIGSGHSAINTLLDLATLKAEVPATELIWILRKRTVEEAYGGEGDDQLEARGALGSRIHQLMDAGQITAVTPFRVEQVSGQGGKLQLLGTGADGTMVIDRLDEIIVNTGSRPDYSFLSEIRLNIDPATESVEALAPLIDPNEHSCGTVRPHGERELRHGDPYFYTAGMKSYGRAPTFLMATGYEQVRSIAAYLAGDLEAAQKVELVLPETGVCSVPRASSDPEDACTAPKPESGCCG from the coding sequence ATGAAACCGATTGAGTTCAAGGAAACAGGAGCCTCGTGCTGTACCCCGAAGGGAGCAGGGGGTGCGGAAACAATGCCAGCTGCCTCCGTAGTTCAAGCGGATGCGCCAGTGCAGCAGCACGCTCACCTGCCTGTAGCGATCATCGGGGCAGGCCCGATCGGACTTGCGGCTGCTGCGCAGCTGGCGGAGAGAGGGCAGTCTTTTGTGCTGTTTGAAGCGGGGGATGCGGTAGGACATCATATCCGTCAATGGGGACATGTCCAGCTCTTCTCGACCTGGCAGTACAACGTGGATCAGGCCGCGGCCCGTCTGCTGCGCCAGCACGGCTGGGAGGCGCCGAAGTCTGATGAGCTGCCGCTGGGACGGGAGCTGGTAGAGCAGTATCTGGAGCCCTTGGCCCAGGTGCCGCCGCTGAAGCCGCATATCCGGCTGAATACGAAGGTGGTCTCCCTGTCCAGAAGAGCCACTGACAAGATGAAGTCTGCCGGCCGCGAAGCATTTCCCTTCGTGCTGTATGTCGAGCAGGACGGTGTCACTTCCCGCGTAGAGGCAAGAGCGGTTATTGATGCATCCGGAACTTGGGGTCAGCCGAATCCGCTCCAGGCTGATGGCGTATGGACTCGGGAGGAGCGCTCGTGGGCAGACCAAGTGACCTATGGCATTCCGGACATTTCCGGTGAACAGAAATCGAGATACGCCGGCAAGCGGGTGGCCGTGATCGGCAGCGGACACTCTGCGATCAACACCCTGCTCGATCTGGCCACCCTGAAGGCCGAGGTTCCTGCGACCGAGCTGATCTGGATTCTGCGCAAACGCACCGTGGAGGAAGCCTACGGCGGGGAGGGCGATGACCAGCTGGAGGCGCGGGGCGCCTTGGGAAGCCGGATTCATCAGCTGATGGATGCAGGTCAGATCACGGCAGTGACACCTTTTCGAGTAGAGCAGGTGAGTGGCCAGGGAGGGAAGCTGCAGCTGCTCGGTACGGGAGCAGACGGCACGATGGTCATCGACAGGCTGGATGAAATCATCGTGAATACGGGCAGCCGGCCAGACTATTCCTTCCTGAGTGAAATTCGGCTCAACATTGATCCGGCGACCGAAAGCGTCGAGGCGCTGGCGCCCCTGATTGATCCCAATGAGCATAGCTGTGGCACGGTACGGCCTCACGGGGAGCGTGAGCTGCGCCATGGCGATCCCTACTTCTATACGGCAGGCATGAAGAGCTATGGCCGGGCGCCAACCTTCCTGATGGCGACCGGCTATGAGCAGGTAAGATCCATTGCAGCTTATCTGGCCGGCGATCTGGAAGCTGCGCAAAAGGTTGAGCTGGTGCTGCCGGAAACAGGAGTGTGCAGCGTTCCCCGCGCATCGTCGGACCCGGAGGACGCCTGTACCGCGCCGAAACCTGAATCAGGCTGCTGCGGCTAA
- a CDS encoding helix-turn-helix domain-containing protein, which yields MKRSQSTTVKTVLEYMVMLNEQSYSGIGRQLNITPQQFSDWIKKRRPIPQERLQALAAYFGVGEEVLVDTGHFASPLTPLAKVQLHMLLLDQKIAQLEGEGAEEEEDIAPYRDKKLQLEREREHEIRLGRVAEALQRDHDGRLALLLDQVLDEAAAKKTEGVES from the coding sequence ATGAAAAGATCTCAATCCACCACGGTCAAGACGGTGCTGGAATATATGGTCATGCTTAATGAGCAGTCGTATTCCGGTATTGGCCGTCAGCTGAACATTACCCCTCAGCAATTCTCAGATTGGATCAAAAAGCGCAGGCCCATTCCCCAGGAACGGCTGCAGGCGCTCGCCGCTTATTTTGGCGTCGGGGAAGAAGTGCTGGTGGACACCGGCCATTTTGCCAGCCCGTTGACGCCGCTGGCGAAAGTTCAGCTGCACATGCTGCTGCTGGATCAGAAGATTGCCCAGCTTGAAGGTGAAGGAGCAGAAGAAGAAGAAGATATCGCACCCTACCGTGACAAGAAGCTTCAGCTGGAGCGGGAGCGGGAGCACGAAATTCGGCTGGGGCGAGTGGCTGAGGCGCTGCAAAGAGACCATGATGGCCGCCTGGCCCTCCTCCTGGACCAGGTCCTGGATGAAGCAGCTGCCAAGAAGACGGAAGGCGTTGAGTCATAA
- a CDS encoding fasciclin domain-containing protein, with the protein MKKTLLLLMTLSLLMMPLGMANAEERKDVVDTAVAAGQFSILVKALEQAGLVETLKGSGPFTVFAPTDEAFAALLKQLDITAEELLARKDLKDILLYHVVPGKVLSTDLKDGMKVKTLQGSDVTISTNPVKVNDANVVKPDILASNGVIHVIDQVLLPQPKHK; encoded by the coding sequence ATGAAAAAAACATTGCTGCTGCTGATGACCCTGAGTCTGCTGATGATGCCGCTGGGCATGGCGAATGCTGAAGAACGAAAAGACGTCGTGGATACTGCGGTCGCAGCCGGACAGTTCTCGATCCTTGTCAAAGCGCTGGAGCAAGCCGGGCTGGTGGAAACGCTGAAGGGCAGCGGACCGTTCACGGTGTTCGCGCCAACCGATGAGGCGTTTGCCGCTCTGCTGAAGCAGCTGGACATCACTGCAGAGGAGCTGCTGGCACGCAAGGATTTGAAGGATATTTTGCTGTACCATGTGGTGCCGGGCAAGGTTCTGTCTACCGATCTTAAAGACGGAATGAAGGTCAAAACGCTGCAGGGCAGCGATGTAACGATCTCCACGAATCCGGTGAAGGTGAATGATGCAAATGTGGTGAAACCGGATATTCTGGCTTCCAATGGCGTCATTCATGTCATTGATCAGGTGCTGCTGCCGCAGCCAAAGCACAAATAA